A window of the Fuscovulum sp. genome harbors these coding sequences:
- the rpsO gene encoding 30S ribosomal protein S15 has translation MSITVEEKARVIKDYATKEGDTGSPEVQVAILSSRIATLTEHFKTHKKDNHSRRGLLMLVAQRRKLLDYLKTKDEARYTSLIGRLGLRR, from the coding sequence ATGTCGATCACTGTCGAAGAAAAAGCCCGCGTTATCAAAGACTACGCAACCAAGGAAGGCGACACCGGTTCGCCCGAGGTTCAGGTTGCGATCCTGTCGTCGCGCATCGCGACGCTGACCGAACACTTCAAGACCCACAAGAAGGACAACCACTCTCGCCGTGGCCTTCTGATGCTGGTCGCCCAGCGCCGCAAACTGCTGGACTACCTCAAGACCAAAGACGAAGCGCGTTACACGTCGCTGATCGGCCGTCTGGGTCTGCGCCGCTAA
- a CDS encoding calcium-binding protein gives MFGLLGLVGLVVAGMVADATVNPGTEDDDPEADPTEAKGGEPADEAATADLLALTYADSNADGMPISDDIPDTPDDDRVMHGTSGSDILNGAGGNDLLTGGAGRDALSGGGGDDRLLGGAGDDDIDGGSGDDRLLGRLGADRLTGGAGDDLLRGGSGVDYLAGGEGDDLLAGGAGADSVLGGAGDDVLRGGLGDDWLSSGAGADALTGGKGADTLDGGEGDDTLDGGAGADYLNAGAGNDVLRLSSETYATGDGGADRFEMMAPGSSLIADFNPEEDSLVVVYEPPADGGMPDITVQTDGKDALILLDGEVLARVANGAGLTPADIQLRAA, from the coding sequence ATGTTCGGATTGCTGGGTCTTGTCGGGCTGGTCGTCGCCGGGATGGTGGCCGATGCCACCGTGAATCCCGGGACCGAGGACGACGATCCCGAAGCTGATCCCACCGAAGCCAAGGGTGGCGAACCGGCGGATGAGGCCGCGACCGCCGATCTGCTGGCCCTGACCTATGCCGACAGCAACGCTGACGGGATGCCCATCAGTGACGACATTCCCGACACCCCGGATGACGACAGGGTGATGCATGGTACATCCGGCAGCGACATCCTGAACGGGGCGGGCGGCAATGACCTGCTGACGGGTGGCGCAGGGCGGGACGCTCTCAGCGGCGGTGGCGGCGATGACCGGCTGCTGGGCGGGGCGGGCGATGATGATATTGACGGCGGCAGCGGCGATGACCGCCTTTTGGGCCGCCTTGGCGCAGATCGGCTGACTGGCGGGGCGGGGGATGATCTGCTGCGCGGGGGCAGCGGGGTGGATTATCTGGCAGGGGGTGAGGGTGATGATCTTCTTGCCGGAGGGGCCGGGGCCGACAGCGTGCTGGGCGGTGCGGGTGATGATGTGCTGCGGGGTGGCCTCGGGGATGACTGGCTTTCCAGTGGCGCGGGTGCGGATGCGCTGACAGGTGGCAAGGGGGCGGATACGCTGGATGGGGGCGAGGGCGATGACACGCTGGATGGCGGGGCAGGGGCGGATTACCTGAACGCTGGGGCCGGAAATGATGTGCTGCGTTTGTCGAGCGAAACTTATGCCACCGGCGATGGTGGGGCAGATAGGTTCGAGATGATGGCGCCGGGCAGTTCCCTGATCGCCGATTTCAATCCGGAGGAGGACAGTCTGGTTGTTGTCTATGAACCGCCCGCCGATGGCGGGATGCCAGACATCACGGTGCAGACGGATGGCAAAGATGCCCTGATCCTGCTGGATGGCGAGGTGCTGGCCCGCGTCGCCAACGGGGCCGGGCTGACGCCCGCGGATATTCAGCTGCGCGCGGCCTGA
- a CDS encoding alpha/beta hydrolase: protein MTTIPGFTRDRIALPGITLSVQQAGKGAPLILLHGFPENGLCWAKIAPAFTDRFHVIIPDLRGYGQSDAPPDDATHDAYSKRQMAADIVALMDQLGLPSAHILGHDRGARVAYRLALDHPARVRRLGIVEIAPTAEYWDNWGYDLGMSAWHWTFLAQPAPVPERMIASDPVAWVDHTLQGWTREKSLSVFPAFALQSYREQASDPARIHAMCADYRAGATTDRAHDVADRAAGRRITAPLHFLWGRHGFPARTGDPAGIWRRWADTVTDDACESGHFVMEENPQAVLAAFLPFFTGDQAARS, encoded by the coding sequence ATGACCACGATCCCCGGTTTCACCCGTGACCGCATCGCCCTACCCGGCATCACGCTTTCGGTGCAACAAGCAGGCAAGGGCGCACCGCTGATCCTGCTCCACGGCTTTCCGGAAAACGGCCTGTGCTGGGCGAAGATCGCGCCTGCCTTTACTGACCGGTTTCATGTGATCATCCCCGATCTGCGCGGCTATGGCCAAAGCGATGCGCCGCCCGATGATGCCACCCATGACGCCTATTCGAAACGCCAGATGGCTGCCGATATCGTGGCGCTGATGGATCAGCTTGGCCTGCCATCGGCCCATATCCTTGGCCATGATCGCGGCGCGCGGGTGGCCTATCGGTTGGCGCTGGATCACCCTGCGCGGGTTCGTCGCCTTGGCATCGTCGAAATCGCCCCCACCGCCGAATACTGGGACAACTGGGGATATGACCTTGGCATGTCCGCCTGGCATTGGACGTTTCTCGCCCAGCCTGCCCCGGTGCCGGAACGGATGATCGCCTCTGATCCCGTGGCCTGGGTTGACCATACACTGCAAGGCTGGACGCGAGAGAAATCGCTGTCGGTCTTTCCGGCCTTTGCGCTGCAGTCCTACCGGGAACAGGCATCAGACCCCGCCCGCATTCACGCCATGTGTGCCGACTACCGCGCCGGGGCCACCACCGACCGCGCGCATGACGTGGCCGACCGCGCCGCAGGCCGCCGCATCACGGCACCGCTGCATTTCCTGTGGGGGCGGCACGGCTTTCCCGCCCGCACCGGCGATCCGGCGGGCATCTGGCGGCGCTGGGCCGATACGGTGACGGATGACGCCTGCGAGTCCGGCCATTTCGTGATGGAGGAAAACCCGCAGGCCGTGCTGGCGGCCTTTTTGCCCTTCTTTACCGGGGATCAGGCCGCGCGCAGCTGA
- a CDS encoding DUF1643 domain-containing protein: MITRTHQKGDAASTAVYSPCEAYRYLLTRVWDPSGEKALFVMLNPSTATEVQNDPTVERCERRARALGFGAFRVTNIFAFRATDPRVMRAMADPIGPGNDAAIADSAQGWADRIICAWGTHGAHLGRGAQVERLLRATGRPLYTLGLSQGGYPKHPLYIGYDRQPELWP, from the coding sequence ATGATCACCCGCACCCATCAGAAAGGCGATGCCGCCAGCACGGCGGTCTATTCCCCATGTGAGGCGTATCGCTATCTGTTGACGCGCGTCTGGGATCCGTCAGGGGAAAAGGCGCTTTTCGTGATGCTGAACCCATCCACGGCGACCGAAGTGCAAAATGACCCCACGGTAGAGCGTTGCGAACGCCGTGCGCGGGCGCTGGGGTTCGGGGCGTTCCGGGTGACCAACATCTTTGCCTTTCGCGCCACCGATCCCCGCGTGATGCGCGCGATGGCCGATCCCATCGGCCCCGGCAATGACGCCGCGATTGCCGACAGCGCGCAGGGCTGGGCCGATCGCATCATCTGCGCCTGGGGCACCCATGGCGCGCATCTGGGGCGGGGGGCGCAGGTGGAACGTCTGCTGCGCGCCACGGGCCGACCGCTGTACACGCTTGGCCTGTCGCAGGGGGGGTACCCCAAGCACCCGCTCTATATCGGCTATGACCGCCAGCCAGAGCTTTGGCCATGA
- the truB gene encoding tRNA pseudouridine(55) synthase TruB, producing MARTKKGRAVSGWLIVDKPAGITSTSVVNKVKWAFQAQKAGHAGTLDPAATGVLAVALGEATKTVPYITDALKCYRFMVRFGAATTTDDAEGTVIDTATTRPTNAEIEAALIAFRGDIQQVPPQFSAVKVDGERAYDLAREGEQMDLAARPLWVDSLTLTDRPDADHALLEMVCGKGGYVRSIARDLGRALGCLGHVQWLRREWSGPFVASDGVSLEEIDRLARTDEIDSLIKPLELGLTDLPQVIATPEGAARLRNGNPGMVIASGIEWGTEVWASYQGRALAVGRYQSGELHPTRVFN from the coding sequence ATGGCGCGCACGAAAAAGGGCAGGGCGGTTTCGGGCTGGCTGATTGTCGACAAACCGGCGGGCATCACCTCGACCTCAGTGGTGAACAAGGTGAAGTGGGCGTTTCAGGCGCAAAAGGCCGGCCATGCCGGCACGCTGGACCCCGCCGCGACCGGGGTTCTGGCCGTGGCCTTGGGCGAAGCCACGAAAACCGTTCCCTACATCACCGATGCGCTGAAATGCTATCGTTTCATGGTGCGTTTCGGGGCAGCGACCACGACCGATGATGCCGAAGGCACGGTCATCGACACCGCCACCACCCGCCCGACAAATGCCGAGATCGAGGCGGCCCTGATCGCCTTTCGCGGGGATATTCAGCAGGTGCCGCCACAGTTTTCCGCCGTCAAGGTGGATGGCGAACGCGCCTATGACCTTGCCCGCGAAGGCGAACAGATGGACCTTGCCGCCCGCCCGCTCTGGGTGGACAGCCTGACGTTGACCGACCGCCCCGATGCCGATCATGCGCTTCTGGAAATGGTCTGCGGCAAGGGCGGCTATGTCCGGTCCATCGCCCGCGACCTTGGCCGCGCCCTGGGCTGCCTTGGCCATGTGCAATGGCTGCGGCGCGAATGGTCGGGGCCCTTTGTTGCCAGCGACGGCGTCAGTCTGGAAGAGATCGACCGTCTCGCCCGCACGGATGAAATCGACAGCCTGATCAAACCGCTGGAACTGGGCCTGACAGACCTGCCGCAGGTGATCGCCACGCCCGAAGGCGCCGCCCGCCTGCGCAACGGCAATCCGGGTATGGTTATCGCTTCGGGCATCGAATGGGGGACGGAGGTTTGGGCCTCATATCAGGGGCGCGCCTTGGCGGTCGGGCGCTATCAATCGGGCGAATTGCACCCGACGCGCGTGTTCAACTGA
- the pgsA gene encoding CDP-diacylglycerol--glycerol-3-phosphate 3-phosphatidyltransferase, with product MTWTLPNILTVIRLLAAPGVAILFLYFHRPWADWFALALFVSAAITDWFDGYLARAWKQESKFGAMLDPIADKAMVVIALVIITGYSGMNPWLILPVTAILFREVFVSGLREFLGAKAGLLKVTKLAKWKTTAQMVAIAVLFLGTGLEHVEGIARQGMTTDQYAELVTQGLADPIRSCGTRGCSSYATLVGLVLIWVAAILTMITGWDYFRKSLPFLKDGK from the coding sequence ATGACATGGACGTTGCCGAATATCCTGACGGTGATCCGCCTTTTGGCCGCACCTGGCGTGGCCATCCTGTTCCTGTATTTCCACCGGCCTTGGGCGGATTGGTTCGCTTTGGCGCTGTTTGTCAGCGCGGCGATCACCGATTGGTTTGATGGCTATCTGGCGCGGGCGTGGAAGCAGGAATCCAAGTTCGGCGCGATGCTGGACCCAATCGCCGACAAGGCGATGGTGGTGATCGCGCTGGTCATCATCACAGGCTATTCCGGCATGAACCCCTGGCTGATCCTGCCCGTGACCGCGATCCTGTTCCGTGAGGTGTTCGTATCCGGCCTGCGCGAATTTCTTGGGGCCAAGGCGGGCCTTTTGAAGGTAACAAAACTGGCCAAGTGGAAGACCACGGCGCAGATGGTGGCGATTGCGGTGCTATTTCTGGGCACCGGGCTGGAACATGTCGAAGGGATCGCCCGGCAAGGCATGACGACGGATCAATATGCCGAGTTGGTGACGCAAGGCCTGGCCGATCCGATCCGGTCCTGCGGGACGCGAGGCTGTTCATCCTATGCCACGCTGGTGGGGCTGGTTTTGATCTGGGTCGCGGCGATCCTGACGATGATCACCGGCTGGGATTACTTCCGCAAATCGCTGCCCTTCCTGAAGGATGGCAAATGA
- the moaD gene encoding molybdopterin converting factor subunit 1 — protein sequence MIDVLYFAWVRERIGLPRERIDTQAATVADLVAELRAREDRYDAAFADLASLRVALDQQLASFDAPLAGVREVAFFPPMTGG from the coding sequence ATGATCGACGTGCTGTATTTCGCCTGGGTGCGCGAACGCATCGGCCTGCCGCGCGAACGGATCGACACGCAGGCCGCGACGGTGGCCGATCTGGTGGCCGAACTGCGGGCGCGCGAAGACCGGTATGATGCGGCATTCGCCGATTTGGCCAGCCTGCGCGTGGCGCTGGACCAGCAGCTTGCGTCTTTCGATGCGCCACTGGCCGGGGTGCGTGAAGTGGCGTTTTTCCCGCCGATGACGGGGGGCTGA
- a CDS encoding molybdenum cofactor biosynthesis protein MoaE: MRIAVQETAFDLGDEARAFAAGAAGAGAVVTFTGVVRGDGGMAAMEIEHYPGMTEKAISAIVDEAVLRWALVDALVIHRYGRLVVGEPIMMVATAAPHRADAFAAAEFLMDYLKSRAPFWKKEIGADGAAWVAAKDADEAALTRW; encoded by the coding sequence ATGCGGATCGCCGTGCAAGAGACGGCATTCGATCTGGGAGATGAGGCGCGGGCCTTTGCGGCGGGTGCCGCGGGCGCGGGCGCGGTGGTCACCTTTACCGGCGTGGTGCGCGGCGATGGCGGCATGGCCGCGATGGAGATCGAGCATTATCCCGGCATGACGGAAAAGGCGATTTCCGCGATTGTGGATGAGGCCGTGTTGCGCTGGGCGCTGGTGGATGCGCTGGTGATCCATCGGTATGGGCGGCTGGTGGTGGGTGAGCCGATCATGATGGTTGCCACCGCCGCACCGCACCGGGCAGATGCCTTTGCGGCGGCTGAGTTCCTGATGGATTACCTGAAATCCCGCGCGCCGTTCTGGAAAAAGGAAATCGGCGCGGATGGTGCGGCTTGGGTCGCGGCCAAGGACGCGGATGAGGCGGCGCTTACCCGCTGGTGA